The Sedimentisphaera salicampi genome includes a region encoding these proteins:
- the cysK gene encoding cysteine synthase A, whose amino-acid sequence MAEYRENITETIGNTPLVELKGLGDFNGRIFGKCEFFNPCGSVKDRIALYMINEAEKSGKITPETVIIEPTSGNTGIGLAFICASRGYRLMLTMPESMSIERRKLLHMLGAEIVLTEASAGMKGAVQRAEELAEEHKPSFIPQQFNNPANPKAHRETTALEIERDLGEGIDYFVAGVGTGGTITGCSEYLKEKNKEMISVAVEPEGSPVLSGGKPGPHRIQGIGAGFVPDVLNRSVIDRVVKVNEQQAVETAKLLAKKEGILVGISAGANVFASMQVAQEPEAKGKNIVTILCDTGERYISTELFS is encoded by the coding sequence ATGGCTGAATATCGGGAAAATATTACAGAAACCATAGGGAATACTCCTCTTGTTGAATTGAAAGGACTCGGCGATTTTAACGGCCGCATCTTCGGCAAATGCGAATTTTTCAATCCCTGCGGCAGCGTTAAAGACAGAATAGCCCTTTATATGATAAATGAGGCTGAGAAGAGCGGCAAAATCACCCCTGAAACTGTGATTATAGAGCCCACCAGCGGGAATACAGGTATTGGGCTTGCATTTATCTGCGCCTCCAGAGGATACCGCCTTATGCTCACAATGCCCGAATCAATGAGCATTGAAAGGCGTAAACTTTTGCATATGCTCGGGGCAGAGATTGTGCTTACAGAGGCCTCGGCTGGAATGAAGGGTGCTGTTCAAAGGGCTGAAGAGCTCGCAGAAGAACACAAACCAAGTTTTATACCTCAGCAATTTAACAACCCCGCAAATCCCAAAGCCCATCGCGAGACTACTGCTCTGGAAATCGAGCGTGATCTTGGCGAGGGCATCGATTATTTTGTCGCGGGCGTAGGAACCGGCGGAACAATAACAGGCTGCAGTGAGTATCTGAAAGAAAAGAACAAGGAAATGATTTCTGTTGCTGTAGAGCCGGAAGGCTCTCCTGTGCTTTCGGGCGGCAAGCCAGGACCTCACCGAATTCAGGGAATTGGTGCAGGTTTTGTCCCGGATGTATTGAACCGCTCTGTAATAGACAGGGTTGTGAAAGTAAATGAGCAGCAGGCAGTTGAAACCGCTAAGCTTCTTGCGAAGAAAGAAGGAATTTTAGTGGGCATAAGTGCAGGTGCTAATGTCTTTGCATCAATGCAGGTTGCTCAGGAGCCTGAGGCCAAGGGCAAAAATATAGTAACTATCCTTTGCGATACCGGCGAAAGATATATATCAACAGAGCTTTTCTCATAA
- a CDS encoding RrF2 family transcriptional regulator: MKLTAKSRYGIRAAIELALRWQKGPVQIKIIAENENISLKYLEQLLTQMKSADLVQSIRGAKGGYYLTKSPDQITLYDIIRVIEGPIEPVECMSGMNICGDCERCAVKDISQYMSDMIADELKKHDLKTLAEKTLELRNAESEKANG, translated from the coding sequence ATGAAATTGACTGCAAAAAGCAGATATGGTATTCGAGCGGCTATTGAGCTTGCCTTAAGATGGCAGAAAGGGCCTGTTCAGATAAAAATCATAGCTGAAAACGAAAATATTTCTTTGAAATATCTCGAACAGCTCCTAACTCAGATGAAATCAGCTGATCTTGTCCAGAGTATCAGGGGGGCAAAAGGCGGATACTACCTCACTAAATCTCCCGATCAAATTACTCTTTACGATATTATTCGCGTTATTGAAGGACCTATCGAACCTGTTGAATGTATGTCTGGTATGAATATATGCGGAGACTGCGAACGATGCGCAGTTAAAGATATTTCGCAGTATATGTCAGATATGATTGCTGATGAATTAAAAAAGCATGACCTCAAAACCCTTGCAGAAAAAACTTTGGAATTGAGAAATGCTGAAAGCGAGAAAGCAAATGGCTGA
- a CDS encoding radical SAM protein has product MMSEQKHEKFKYVFGPVNSRRLGSSLGVDILPLKTCTQNCIYCQLCMDEKPVIEIKTYAEPEKVIDEVCRRLESGVRVDYVTFSGSGEPTLHKDIGYIIQKLKDKTGKKIAVITNGTMLWKPEVRSRLRQADLVMPSLDGFDEESFKTINRPHEKITFDKLVYGLQQFRDEFSAQYWLEVFLIKGINASLESLEKLKNLVNKIKPDRIQLNTVVRPGVDPSLRALSEKELIQTAQIMGIGPEGIIHYEPAQTSSNAEGIENQVTELLKRRACRKIDISEGLGTDLSLLEPVVENLEKREMLESFEYNGEVFYKLKSSK; this is encoded by the coding sequence ATGATGAGTGAGCAAAAACACGAAAAATTCAAGTACGTTTTCGGCCCGGTAAACTCAAGAAGGCTTGGTTCAAGCCTCGGCGTGGATATACTGCCGCTGAAAACCTGTACGCAAAATTGCATATACTGCCAGCTTTGTATGGACGAGAAGCCGGTAATTGAGATAAAAACCTATGCCGAGCCCGAGAAGGTGATTGATGAGGTTTGCAGGCGGCTGGAATCTGGGGTTAGAGTTGATTATGTAACATTCAGCGGCTCCGGCGAGCCGACACTCCACAAAGACATAGGATACATAATTCAAAAGCTCAAAGATAAGACAGGCAAAAAGATCGCCGTAATCACAAACGGAACAATGCTTTGGAAGCCTGAGGTGCGCAGCAGACTCCGCCAGGCTGATTTGGTTATGCCATCGCTCGACGGCTTTGATGAGGAGTCTTTTAAGACAATAAACAGACCTCACGAGAAAATTACATTCGATAAGCTGGTTTACGGTCTTCAGCAGTTCCGAGACGAATTTTCAGCTCAATACTGGCTGGAGGTTTTCCTGATCAAGGGTATTAATGCCTCTTTAGAGAGTCTTGAAAAGCTCAAAAATCTTGTGAACAAAATAAAACCTGACAGAATACAGCTTAATACAGTAGTACGCCCAGGGGTAGATCCTTCTCTCAGGGCTCTGAGTGAAAAAGAGCTTATTCAGACAGCCCAAATTATGGGCATAGGCCCCGAGGGAATAATTCATTATGAACCAGCCCAAACAAGCTCTAATGCCGAGGGTATTGAAAATCAGGTTACAGAGCTTCTCAAAAGAAGGGCTTGCAGAAAGATTGACATCTCTGAAGGGCTTGGTACGGATTTGTCTCTCTTAGAGCCTGTTGTTGAAAATCTTGAGAAGCGGGAGATGCTTGAATCTTTTGAATACAATGGTGAGGTTTTCTATAAGCTGAAAAGCTCAAAGTAA
- the nadA gene encoding quinolinate synthase NadA: MNIADKINKLRQEKNAVILAHNYVQPEVQDLADFSGDSLGLSRKAADTKADIILFCGVHFMAETASILSPDKKVLIPDPSAGCPMADMVTASQLEEFQKQHPNSLTVCYVNSSAEVKALSDYCCTSGNAVELVGNLPEDKEILFVPDRNLGAYVREQTGRNIITWNGYCPPHEDMTSEIIKDRKKQYPEAVVMAHPECPQDTRELSDKLLSTAQMIQYASNSSAEQFIVATEPGIIYALSEKCPDKEFIQASPRICFDMKKITLPAVLRSLENEQFEVRVPEQTAAKARKALERMLSVLPEASKSTGKR, encoded by the coding sequence ATGAATATAGCAGATAAGATAAACAAACTCCGGCAAGAAAAAAATGCCGTTATATTAGCGCATAACTACGTTCAGCCTGAAGTCCAGGATTTAGCTGATTTCAGCGGGGATTCTTTAGGCTTGAGCCGCAAGGCAGCGGATACTAAAGCGGACATTATACTTTTCTGCGGCGTGCATTTTATGGCCGAAACGGCAAGTATCCTTTCGCCTGATAAGAAAGTTTTAATACCAGACCCTTCAGCGGGCTGCCCTATGGCAGATATGGTTACAGCCTCTCAGCTCGAGGAATTCCAAAAACAGCATCCGAATTCTCTTACAGTCTGTTATGTAAACAGCAGCGCCGAGGTTAAAGCCCTGAGCGACTATTGCTGCACAAGCGGCAATGCTGTTGAGCTGGTTGGCAATCTCCCGGAAGATAAAGAGATCCTTTTTGTGCCGGACAGGAATCTCGGGGCTTATGTACGAGAGCAGACTGGCCGCAATATCATCACTTGGAACGGATACTGCCCTCCTCACGAGGATATGACAAGTGAAATAATAAAAGACCGCAAAAAGCAGTATCCCGAGGCGGTGGTAATGGCGCATCCGGAATGCCCGCAAGATACCCGTGAGCTTTCGGATAAGCTTTTAAGCACCGCACAGATGATTCAGTACGCTTCAAACAGCTCAGCCGAGCAGTTTATAGTGGCAACAGAGCCGGGGATAATTTATGCCCTTTCAGAGAAATGCCCTGATAAAGAGTTTATTCAGGCAAGCCCCAGGATTTGTTTTGATATGAAGAAAATCACCCTCCCGGCAGTTCTTCGCAGCCTTGAGAATGAGCAGTTTGAAGTGAGGGTGCCTGAGCAAACTGCGGCAAAAGCCCGGAAGGCTCTTGAGCGGATGCTGTCTGTCTTGCCTGAGGCCAGCAAAAGCACGGGCAAAAGATGA
- the epsC gene encoding serine O-acetyltransferase EpsC, giving the protein MGNTSEMVKKIVDSCLDNRAVNFCENKNLPHRREIELCLADILEVLFPGYSGRYSIRSDNIEYVIGGLLCSIKEKLSRQTLLALKYQCPHEPEDICQQCVSASKKAVDDFIEKIPSIREVLKTDIEAAYEGDPAAQTKEEIVISYPGLRCIAVHRVAHEFYKAGVPLIPRIMSENAHQVTGIDIHPGADIGNYFFIDHGTGVVIGETAVIGEHVKIYQGVTLGALSFKKDSEGNIIKGGKRHPTIEDNVTIYAEATILGDVVIGEGSVIAGNTWVKESVEPGQTVMSVNPELVIRGKRKNKKP; this is encoded by the coding sequence ATGGGCAATACTTCTGAAATGGTAAAAAAAATCGTAGATTCCTGCCTAGATAACAGGGCGGTGAACTTCTGCGAAAACAAGAATCTTCCGCACAGAAGAGAAATCGAATTATGTCTTGCGGATATTCTTGAAGTATTGTTCCCGGGATATTCAGGCAGATACAGCATACGCAGCGATAACATTGAATACGTAATTGGCGGCCTGCTCTGCTCGATTAAAGAAAAGCTCTCTCGCCAGACACTGCTCGCTTTGAAGTATCAGTGCCCGCATGAGCCTGAGGATATATGCCAGCAGTGCGTGAGTGCATCGAAAAAGGCAGTTGATGATTTTATCGAAAAAATTCCCTCGATACGGGAAGTGTTGAAAACGGATATCGAAGCTGCCTATGAGGGCGATCCGGCAGCCCAGACAAAAGAGGAAATAGTGATCAGCTATCCGGGGCTTCGCTGCATAGCTGTACACAGGGTGGCTCACGAATTTTATAAGGCTGGTGTGCCGCTTATTCCGAGGATTATGAGCGAAAACGCCCATCAGGTTACCGGAATAGACATTCATCCGGGAGCAGATATAGGAAATTATTTCTTCATAGACCACGGCACCGGCGTTGTAATCGGCGAAACGGCTGTAATTGGAGAGCACGTAAAGATTTATCAGGGCGTTACCCTTGGTGCTCTAAGCTTCAAGAAAGACAGCGAAGGCAATATCATAAAGGGGGGCAAACGCCATCCCACAATCGAAGATAACGTTACAATCTATGCAGAGGCCACAATACTCGGTGATGTAGTGATCGGAGAGGGCTCTGTGATAGCTGGTAATACGTGGGTCAAGGAATCTGTGGAGCCTGGGCAAACGGTAATGAGCGTTAATCCGGAGCTGGTGATAAGGGGAAAACGAAAGAATAAGAAGCCCTGA
- a CDS encoding DUF1573 domain-containing protein, protein MLQNIRFFALVSAFVFTALPAAHSAQAGEAKIKVEKPVKDFGEVRPHQVFNFSYKFKNAGTSTLKINRVQSTCGCTVPELNKKEYAPGEEGEIKVRYTSSQREGPVTKHLYIHSNDESNPRFALKIKSNTVLKISVQPKRVELSLVEDNAGFEYIKVTSKDGKKFKITGIKCRNKAFNFNYSKDASKEHMITADVDSKALQDSLNGVITINTDHPDCGVVSATFQTLPLYSASPARIIVQDAAPGLITKREVWIKSNYGKSVEIAESQSKNGYMSCKTKQKRDAMTKLMVEIEAPEEKGGSRYFTDELELKINDEHTLDVKCSGWFKR, encoded by the coding sequence ATGTTACAAAATATAAGATTTTTTGCTTTGGTTTCGGCTTTTGTTTTTACAGCTTTACCCGCAGCGCATTCAGCGCAAGCAGGGGAGGCCAAGATAAAAGTTGAAAAACCGGTTAAAGATTTTGGCGAGGTTCGCCCGCATCAGGTTTTTAATTTCAGCTATAAATTCAAAAACGCAGGGACATCAACACTGAAGATCAACCGTGTTCAAAGCACTTGCGGCTGCACTGTTCCTGAACTGAACAAAAAGGAATACGCCCCTGGCGAGGAAGGCGAGATAAAGGTTCGCTACACATCTTCACAGAGAGAAGGCCCTGTTACCAAGCACCTTTACATCCATTCAAATGATGAATCTAATCCTCGTTTTGCATTAAAGATAAAGTCCAACACGGTTCTGAAGATAAGCGTTCAGCCCAAACGCGTGGAGCTTTCGCTCGTAGAGGATAATGCCGGTTTTGAGTATATAAAGGTTACCAGTAAAGACGGCAAAAAATTCAAAATAACGGGCATCAAATGCAGAAACAAAGCCTTTAATTTCAACTACAGCAAGGATGCTTCAAAGGAGCATATGATAACTGCTGATGTGGATTCAAAGGCTTTGCAGGACAGCTTAAACGGCGTAATAACTATCAACACAGACCATCCGGACTGTGGTGTGGTTTCAGCTACTTTTCAAACCCTCCCGCTCTATTCAGCCTCGCCTGCAAGAATAATAGTGCAGGACGCTGCGCCCGGTCTTATAACCAAAAGAGAAGTCTGGATAAAGAGCAACTACGGCAAGAGCGTAGAGATTGCAGAATCGCAAAGCAAAAACGGATATATGTCCTGCAAGACAAAGCAGAAAAGAGATGCCATGACTAAGCTTATGGTGGAGATTGAAGCGCCCGAGGAGAAGGGCGGTTCGAGATACTTTACCGATGAGCTGGAACTGAAAATCAACGATGAACACACGCTGGATGTAAAGTGCAGCGGGTGGTTCAAGAGGTAA